One region of Mycobacterium riyadhense genomic DNA includes:
- a CDS encoding WhiB family transcriptional regulator produces the protein MANPCAANPELWFGYPDDDGGDGAAKARAYERSATEARIQCLRRCPLAQQRICAQRAIKHREEYGVWAGVKLPGGQYRKREQLAQAHDVLRRIAAGEINARQLPENAALLARSESSSVPVTAVVLHLPALCIGPRSAA, from the coding sequence ATGGCGAACCCCTGCGCAGCCAACCCTGAACTATGGTTCGGCTACCCCGATGACGACGGCGGCGACGGCGCCGCTAAGGCACGCGCCTATGAGCGGTCAGCCACCGAGGCCCGAATTCAATGCCTCCGTCGGTGCCCACTCGCACAACAGCGCATCTGCGCCCAACGGGCCATCAAACATCGGGAGGAGTACGGCGTATGGGCCGGCGTCAAGCTGCCCGGCGGCCAGTATCGCAAGCGCGAACAGCTGGCTCAGGCACACGACGTGCTGCGGCGGATCGCCGCCGGTGAAATCAATGCACGGCAACTTCCCGAGAATGCAGCGCTTCTAGCACGCAGCGAAAGCAGCTCTGTCCCGGTGACCGCGGTGGTGTTGCACCTGCCAGCCCTATGTATTGGCCCACGTTCGGCCGCCTGA
- a CDS encoding DUF4226 domain-containing protein, producing MSDQAGSSVAAIQARQAALARQHDAIAEADRVLAEALASAHAAMRESVRRLDAIAVEIDRAAADHAELAVDTSLGAREFQKFLIAKQREIAAVVTEAQELDRAKSAALESLRAQYETPAVSPSVER from the coding sequence ATGTCGGATCAAGCCGGATCGTCGGTAGCTGCCATTCAGGCACGGCAGGCGGCGCTGGCTAGACAGCACGACGCGATTGCTGAGGCCGACCGTGTGCTGGCCGAGGCTCTTGCCAGCGCCCATGCCGCGATGCGAGAGAGCGTCCGTCGGCTGGACGCGATCGCAGTCGAGATCGATCGAGCTGCAGCGGATCACGCTGAGCTGGCGGTCGATACGTCTTTGGGGGCGCGAGAGTTTCAAAAGTTTCTCATTGCTAAGCAGCGTGAGATCGCAGCTGTGGTGACAGAAGCCCAGGAGCTCGATCGCGCGAAAAGCGCAGCGCTGGAAAGCCTGCGGGCGCAGTACGAAACCCCGGCGGTTTCACCAAGCGTAGAAAGGTGA
- a CDS encoding GNAT family N-acetyltransferase, translating to MTTDKTGAEATVRAEHQKYTISVEGKTVGLADYADRGAQRVFYHTEIDPQFGGRGLATILVEEALNATRNDGRRIVPVCSMVDTVLKKHPEFNDITDPVTAEVRGWAQTQPS from the coding sequence ATGACTACCGACAAGACCGGCGCAGAAGCCACCGTCCGCGCGGAGCACCAGAAGTACACGATCTCCGTAGAGGGCAAGACGGTCGGCCTCGCCGACTACGCGGACCGTGGCGCTCAGCGGGTCTTCTACCACACCGAGATTGATCCGCAGTTCGGCGGACGGGGGCTGGCGACCATCCTTGTCGAAGAGGCGCTCAACGCCACCCGCAACGACGGCAGACGCATCGTCCCGGTGTGCTCCATGGTCGACACGGTGCTCAAGAAGCATCCCGAATTCAACGACATCACGGACCCCGTCACCGCCGAGGTCCGCGGCTGGGCACAGACGCAGCCGAGCTGA
- a CDS encoding ammonium transporter, whose amino-acid sequence MDIDPAATAWLLAATALVLLMTPGLAIFYGGMVRTTGVLNMIMMSFISIPLVTVAWLLVGYTLAFSDGGARGYPGGFIGGLAHAGMRGIGPETAHGSVPELLYATFQLSFAIITAALVSGAIADRAKFAAWMVFVPVWAVAVYSVVAHWVWAPSGWLFKMGVLDYAGGLVVEIVSGSSALALALVLGPRIGFKVEAMRPHNLPFVLLGVGLLWFGWFGFNAGSALAASGLASAIFLNTLVAGCLGMLGWLSVEQVRDGKPTTFGAASGVVAGLVAITPSCGTVSTVGAAVVGLVAGIVCSFAIGLKFKLNYDDSLDVVGVHFVGGVVGVLLIGLLATAVMTHGPKGLLYGGGLGQLGKQALAMVVVGLYAFAVSYALAMLIERFMGFRVSAEDEVSGVDLTQHAETAYTEGVYGYQQVRRPSLGLGQRDELRPRMKEIEDEDA is encoded by the coding sequence TTGGACATCGATCCCGCCGCCACCGCGTGGCTGCTGGCCGCCACCGCACTCGTGCTGCTGATGACGCCCGGGCTGGCGATTTTCTACGGGGGCATGGTACGCACCACGGGCGTGCTCAACATGATCATGATGAGCTTCATCTCCATACCGCTGGTCACCGTGGCATGGCTGCTGGTCGGTTACACGTTGGCGTTTTCCGACGGCGGCGCGCGCGGATACCCCGGCGGTTTCATCGGCGGATTGGCGCACGCCGGGATGCGGGGCATAGGCCCGGAGACCGCGCACGGATCGGTTCCCGAACTGCTGTACGCCACTTTTCAGTTGAGCTTCGCGATCATCACCGCGGCCCTGGTCAGTGGCGCCATCGCGGACCGTGCCAAGTTCGCGGCCTGGATGGTGTTCGTGCCCGTCTGGGCGGTTGCGGTGTATTCCGTTGTTGCGCACTGGGTGTGGGCGCCCAGCGGCTGGCTGTTCAAGATGGGAGTGCTCGACTACGCCGGTGGACTTGTTGTCGAGATCGTCTCGGGTTCCTCGGCGCTGGCATTAGCGCTGGTGCTCGGTCCGCGCATCGGCTTCAAGGTGGAGGCCATGCGCCCGCACAACCTGCCGTTCGTGCTCCTCGGGGTGGGATTGTTGTGGTTCGGCTGGTTCGGGTTCAACGCCGGTTCCGCGTTGGCCGCCAGCGGATTAGCATCCGCGATCTTCCTCAATACCCTGGTCGCCGGCTGCCTGGGCATGCTCGGATGGCTTTCGGTCGAACAGGTGCGCGACGGCAAGCCGACCACTTTCGGTGCTGCGTCGGGAGTGGTCGCCGGCTTGGTGGCGATCACGCCGTCGTGCGGGACGGTGAGCACCGTCGGCGCCGCTGTCGTTGGACTGGTGGCGGGAATCGTGTGCTCGTTCGCGATCGGTCTGAAGTTCAAACTCAACTACGACGACTCGCTTGACGTCGTGGGCGTGCACTTTGTCGGCGGAGTGGTCGGGGTGCTGTTGATCGGGCTGCTCGCCACTGCGGTGATGACCCATGGCCCGAAGGGACTTCTCTACGGCGGCGGATTGGGCCAGCTCGGCAAGCAGGCTTTGGCGATGGTCGTGGTCGGCCTCTACGCCTTCGCGGTGAGTTATGCGCTGGCCATGTTGATCGAGCGTTTCATGGGGTTCCGGGTCAGTGCCGAGGACGAGGTGAGTGGTGTCGACCTCACCCAGCACGCCGAGACGGCTTACACCGAGGGCGTCTACGGATACCAGCAGGTGCGCCGACCGTCGTTAGGGTTAGGCCAGCGGGACGAGCTTCGCCCGCGCATGAAGGAAATTGAAGACGAAGACGCGTGA
- a CDS encoding helix-turn-helix domain-containing protein has protein sequence MSRESAGAAIRALRESRDWSLADLAAATGVSIMGLSYLERGARKPHKSTVQKVENGLGLPPGTYSRLLVAADPDAELARLIAAQPPKTTSPRRAGEVVVDRHSDTDVLEGYAEAQLDALRSVIDRLPATTSNEYETYILSVIAQCVKAEMLAASSWRVAVNAGAESTDRLMEHLRALEATRSALLERMPTSLSTRFDRACARSSLPDAVIAALVGVATDELWDIRNRGVIPPGALPRIRAFADAVETPDQAETAEGGQ, from the coding sequence GTGAGCCGTGAGTCGGCCGGCGCGGCGATCCGTGCATTGCGCGAGTCACGCGATTGGTCGCTGGCCGATCTCGCGGCCGCGACCGGCGTCAGCATCATGGGCCTTAGCTATCTGGAGCGTGGTGCCCGCAAGCCACACAAAAGTACAGTTCAAAAGGTTGAAAACGGTCTTGGCTTACCGCCCGGTACCTATTCGCGGCTCTTGGTAGCCGCCGATCCCGACGCCGAGCTGGCCCGATTGATCGCTGCGCAGCCGCCCAAGACGACGTCACCGCGACGGGCTGGAGAGGTCGTCGTCGACCGCCACAGCGACACCGATGTACTCGAAGGCTACGCCGAAGCACAACTGGATGCCCTCAGATCGGTTATCGATCGACTACCTGCGACGACATCAAACGAATATGAGACGTATATTCTCTCCGTGATCGCACAATGCGTGAAGGCCGAGATGCTGGCCGCAAGCTCATGGCGGGTGGCGGTGAACGCCGGGGCGGAGTCGACCGATCGGCTCATGGAGCATCTGCGGGCGCTCGAAGCGACGCGCAGCGCCCTGCTGGAGCGGATGCCGACCAGCTTGAGCACGCGGTTTGATCGGGCATGCGCGCGGTCGTCGCTTCCGGACGCGGTCATCGCTGCGCTCGTCGGCGTCGCCACCGATGAATTGTGGGATATCCGCAATCGAGGTGTCATCCCACCGGGGGCGCTCCCCCGCATTCGCGCGTTCGCCGATGCGGTCGAGACGCCGGACCAGGCCGAAACAGCTGAGGGGGGCCAGTGA
- a CDS encoding C40 family peptidase: MSHNEVEALSRAHQLFAGGSRPPALDAGTLAYDGPLTRLAGLNLVAGQGRYQEVAHHSRATLLSAGRTDAAVAAVIAGAQRDRAMGRELTGSVLEEARAEAAVNPMMPMAHREAMRRRVARLRAQRAHVLTARGRARRHLAVLRALRYRMSRHRHGSWPVGRRLPPASGRAGIAVRAALSRLGRPYVWGATGPNQFDCSGLVQWAYAQAGVHLDRTTYQQINDGIPVPRSQVRPGDLVFPHAGHVQLAIGNNLVVEAPYSGASVRISRLGSNVQIRRPL; encoded by the coding sequence GTGAGTCACAACGAAGTCGAGGCATTGAGCCGTGCGCATCAACTGTTCGCCGGTGGAAGTCGGCCCCCGGCTCTCGATGCGGGTACCTTGGCCTACGACGGGCCGCTGACCAGGCTTGCTGGACTGAATCTTGTTGCGGGACAAGGGCGTTATCAGGAAGTGGCTCACCACAGCCGGGCGACCCTGCTGTCGGCGGGACGCACCGATGCCGCGGTCGCGGCGGTTATCGCGGGTGCTCAACGAGACCGGGCAATGGGTCGGGAGCTAACCGGGAGTGTTCTCGAGGAGGCCCGCGCCGAAGCCGCTGTTAATCCGATGATGCCGATGGCACATCGCGAGGCGATGCGTCGCCGGGTCGCGCGGCTGCGGGCTCAACGGGCCCATGTCTTGACAGCGCGCGGACGGGCGCGACGGCATCTAGCGGTACTGCGCGCGCTGCGTTACCGGATGTCGCGCCACCGTCATGGTTCATGGCCGGTCGGACGACGGCTGCCTCCCGCGAGCGGCCGCGCAGGGATCGCCGTGCGCGCCGCGCTGTCGCGACTGGGCCGCCCGTATGTCTGGGGCGCGACCGGGCCCAATCAGTTTGACTGTTCCGGGCTGGTCCAGTGGGCCTATGCGCAGGCCGGTGTCCATTTGGACCGGACTACCTATCAACAGATCAATGACGGGATCCCGGTGCCCCGCTCGCAAGTGCGGCCAGGCGACCTCGTCTTTCCACACGCGGGCCACGTGCAACTGGCGATTGGCAACAACCTGGTCGTCGAGGCGCCCTACTCGGGTGCTTCGGTCCGGATCAGCCGGTTGGGCAGCAACGTGCAGATCAGACGTCCACTTTGA
- a CDS encoding DUF4226 domain-containing protein, which translates to MSTYADLLAAIKTVRDATGDPNAWQTGLTPSEVAAVVTPTTRAEQLDAIVAKIRQQHPNLFTPATGTMPQYPPGAPSDRQEGDAAKAIAAAEAALAHQNSVSSQLDLQVITAILNAHLKTVEGREALNKLQQETEAAVRTRSDLDTPAGARDFQRFLIGKLRDIREVVANASLDDTSKSALMAAWTSLYNASKSGSVVPNERPPVAAATETSARGASQQPAVAPDDSYLDSLLLGDPGLLGEAPPAQPTAPATMPITPAMPGLGGAPVPGGGTAPAFGPGWSAPGGLPLSGLLRGSETDPASSGLEEGRLDPKDPKPDDEVSDEPDDDNGDRQQDKDDEPRKPESPPAGPTTVTLPNGETVTAASPQLAAAIKAAAGGIPIADAFQQQGITIPPPGTPVPHPIDPSRVAPGDIGMLTERHALALGRSRALLDGQIQHISAVSGPSFLGWEHPPTPAAATAPARTEVPTPSRPAATPTTTQE; encoded by the coding sequence ATGTCGACGTATGCGGACCTACTCGCCGCCATCAAGACCGTGCGGGACGCCACGGGCGACCCGAACGCGTGGCAGACCGGACTGACACCAAGTGAGGTGGCTGCCGTCGTCACGCCCACGACGCGTGCGGAACAACTGGATGCGATTGTGGCCAAGATCCGCCAACAACATCCGAACCTGTTTACTCCGGCGACCGGAACCATGCCGCAATACCCACCGGGCGCCCCGTCCGATCGACAAGAAGGCGATGCCGCCAAGGCTATTGCAGCCGCGGAAGCTGCTCTGGCGCACCAGAATTCGGTTAGTTCGCAACTTGACCTGCAAGTGATTACGGCGATCTTGAATGCTCACCTGAAGACCGTCGAAGGCCGAGAAGCGCTCAACAAGCTTCAGCAAGAAACCGAGGCCGCGGTACGTACACGATCAGACCTGGACACTCCAGCTGGAGCCCGGGATTTTCAGCGCTTCCTGATCGGCAAGCTCAGGGATATTCGCGAGGTGGTCGCGAACGCGAGCCTCGACGACACATCGAAGTCAGCACTGATGGCGGCGTGGACATCGTTGTACAACGCCTCCAAGAGTGGGTCGGTCGTTCCCAACGAGCGCCCACCGGTCGCAGCCGCCACGGAGACATCAGCACGTGGTGCCAGCCAACAGCCGGCGGTAGCGCCCGACGATTCCTACCTTGATTCGCTGTTGCTCGGCGATCCCGGGCTCCTGGGCGAGGCGCCTCCGGCGCAACCCACGGCTCCAGCGACGATGCCGATAACGCCGGCGATGCCCGGCCTTGGTGGCGCGCCGGTGCCGGGCGGTGGAACCGCACCGGCCTTTGGTCCCGGCTGGAGCGCGCCGGGTGGGCTCCCGCTCTCCGGGCTGCTGCGCGGATCCGAGACAGACCCGGCATCCAGCGGTCTCGAGGAAGGGCGACTGGACCCCAAGGATCCGAAGCCGGACGATGAGGTTTCCGACGAACCGGACGATGACAACGGCGACCGTCAACAAGACAAGGACGACGAACCCCGCAAGCCCGAATCGCCGCCGGCGGGCCCGACGACCGTCACCCTGCCCAACGGTGAAACGGTGACCGCCGCCAGCCCTCAGCTCGCGGCGGCGATCAAGGCCGCGGCCGGTGGAATCCCGATCGCAGATGCGTTCCAACAGCAGGGAATTACGATTCCGCCCCCGGGCACGCCGGTTCCACATCCAATTGACCCGTCGCGCGTCGCACCAGGAGACATCGGGATGCTTACCGAACGGCACGCGCTTGCCCTCGGCCGCAGCAGGGCCCTTCTCGACGGCCAGATCCAACACATCTCTGCCGTGAGCGGACCAAGCTTTCTAGGCTGGGAGCATCCGCCAACGCCGGCGGCCGCGACCGCGCCGGCCAGGACCGAAGTACCGACACCAAGCCGGCCGGCGGCGACGCCGACGACGACGCAAGAGTGA
- a CDS encoding pirin family protein encodes MSNLETAPAEVACRASWDAGISPVVEVLRPREVPLGGPRAIRVQRTLPQRQRSLIGAWCFVDHYGPTSAHMDVPPHPHTGLQTVSWLFSGEVEHRDSAGVHAMVRPGELNLMTAGAGICHSEVSIDADRSAVLHGAQLWVALPDADRDTGRDFAHYRPPVVSLPGAVARVFLGELAGSRSPLPTHTPLLGAQIDLDAGAALDIDIDPAFEHGVLCDAGDIEMCGIALAVADLGYQGPGSPSLRLNNLGKRPARVLLLGGTPFTEELVMWWNFVGRSHDDIVTYRRLWQDGNDSFEDRFGAVQGYRGSVARLPAPPLPTARLRPRPSPNRREPE; translated from the coding sequence ATGAGCAACCTGGAGACCGCGCCGGCCGAAGTCGCCTGCAGGGCTTCGTGGGATGCGGGTATCTCGCCGGTGGTGGAAGTGCTGCGGCCCCGCGAGGTCCCGCTGGGTGGGCCGAGAGCAATCCGGGTACAACGCACACTTCCCCAGCGGCAGCGCTCGCTGATCGGGGCGTGGTGTTTTGTTGACCATTACGGTCCGACGTCCGCACACATGGACGTCCCGCCGCATCCGCACACCGGATTGCAAACGGTCAGCTGGTTGTTCAGTGGGGAAGTGGAGCACCGCGACAGCGCTGGAGTCCATGCAATGGTCCGGCCCGGCGAGCTCAATCTCATGACGGCGGGGGCGGGTATCTGTCACTCCGAAGTGTCCATCGACGCCGATCGAAGTGCGGTGCTCCACGGCGCGCAGTTGTGGGTGGCGCTGCCGGACGCCGATCGCGATACGGGGCGCGACTTCGCGCACTACCGGCCCCCAGTGGTTTCGCTGCCAGGCGCGGTGGCGCGGGTATTTCTCGGCGAGCTTGCCGGAAGCCGCTCGCCGCTGCCGACCCACACCCCGCTGCTGGGCGCCCAGATCGACCTTGATGCGGGTGCCGCGCTGGATATTGATATCGATCCGGCATTTGAACATGGGGTGCTATGCGATGCGGGCGACATAGAGATGTGCGGGATCGCCCTGGCGGTGGCCGATCTCGGATACCAGGGCCCCGGGAGTCCGTCGTTACGCCTCAACAACCTTGGCAAGCGCCCCGCGCGGGTGCTGCTGCTGGGCGGCACACCGTTCACCGAAGAATTGGTGATGTGGTGGAACTTCGTCGGGCGCAGTCACGACGACATCGTCACCTATCGCCGGTTGTGGCAGGACGGCAACGACAGTTTCGAGGACCGCTTCGGCGCCGTCCAGGGCTATCGGGGTTCGGTCGCCCGACTACCCGCCCCACCGCTGCCCACCGCACGGCTGCGGCCTCGACCGTCACCAAACAGAAGGGAACCCGAATGA